In Kryptolebias marmoratus isolate JLee-2015 linkage group LG4, ASM164957v2, whole genome shotgun sequence, the following proteins share a genomic window:
- the abhd14b gene encoding protein ABHD14B, giving the protein MSAVKMTEGSVQVAVCKEPLFYRQGEPATGDAKMSVLLLHGIRFSSENWLSIGTLETLARAGCRAVAIDLPGLGRSKSAQAPAAVGELAPAGFLKEVCEQLSLTPAVVISPSLSGMYSLPFLMQHPSLIRGYIPVAPICTEKFTAEQYQSVKVPALIVYGDQDAQLGEVSLRNLSNLSNHKVVVMKGAGHPCYLDDPDTWHKALTDFLGLL; this is encoded by the exons ATGTCAGCCGTTAAGATGACCGAGGGGAGCGTGCAGGTGGCGGTCTGCAAAGAGCCACTTTTCTACAGACAAGGCGAGCCTGCCACGGGAGACGCCAAGATGTCGGTTCTTCTTCTGCACGGCATCCGTTTCTCATCAGAGAACTGGCTCAGCATCGGCACTCTGGAGACTCTGGCCAGAGCCGGCTGCCGTGCGGTCGCCATCGACCTGCCAG GACTCGGTCGGTCCAAGTCTGCCCAGGCGCCGGCAGCGGTGGGAGAACTGGCCCCCGCAGGCTTTCTGAAGGAGGTGTGTGAGCAGCTGAGCTTGACTCCGGCGGTGGTGATCAGCCCGTCCCTCAGCGGGATGTATTCCCTCCCTTTCCTGATGCAGCATCCGTCTCTGATACGAGGATACATCCCTGTTGCTCCCATCTGCACCGAGAAGTTCACCGCAGAGCAGTACCAGAGTGTAAAG GTTCCAGCGCTGATCGTTTACGGCGACCAGGACGCTCAGCTCGGGGAGGTGTCGCTCCGTAACCTGAGCAATCTCTCCAATCACAAAGTGGTGGTGATGAAGGGAGCGGGTCACCCCTGTTACCTGGACGACCCGGACACCTGGCACAAAGCTCTCACAGACTTCCTGGGGTTGCTGTGA